The genomic DNA CAATTGCGTACAAGTATCCACCAGAACAAGTAAACACACGCCTGCTCGACATCGTCGTCTCCGTTGGTCGCACTGGCCGGGCCACGCCTTTCGCTGTTATGGAACCGGCCCTGGTGGCAGGCAGCGTTGTTCGTCAAGCGACTCTTCACAATCAAGAAGTCGTCAAGGCGAAAGGCGTTTTGATCGGAGACATGGTTGTTCTCCGTAAAGCGGGGGACGTTATCCCCGAAGTCCTCGGCCCGGTCGTCGAGCTGCGTGATGGTACCGAGCGTGCTTTCGTCATGCCGGTGGCGTGTCCGGATTGCGGCTCGACTCTTGCCCCAGCAAAAGAAGGAGACATCGATCTTCGGTGCCCGAATACCCGGTCATGTCCGGCGCAGGTGCGCGGGCGTGTGGAACATATCGGTTCTCGCGGCGCGCTTGATATCGAGGGGCTCGGTGAGGTATCGGCCGCCGCTTTGACACAACCTTTGCGTCCGGATCGTCCGCCGTTGGTGACTGAAGCGGGTCTTTTCGATCTGACTGCCGAGCAGCTCTTCCCGATCGACGTTGTGGTTCGCGACCCCGAGACAGGACTGGCGCGGTTGACCGAGTCCGGAGAGCCAGATACCCGCTCGCCGTTTCGTCGGCAGCGAAAGCGCACGGATCCTTCCGTGGACGAGAGCGAGACGTTCGTCGGTGATGCCGAGTGGGTTCTCTCGAAGGCCGCAACAGAGTTGCTCGCAAATATCGAGAAGGCCAAGAGCGCAGAACTGTGGCGTTTTCTCGTTGCACTGAACATTCGTCACGTAGGCCCCGTCGCAGCTCGCGCGCTCGCGCAGTGGTTCGGCTCGGTATCTGAAATTCGTGCCGCCTCACGCGAAGAACTGGCTGCCGTCGAGGGCGTCGGCGGCATCATCGCCGATGCCGTGCTCGATTGGTTCGAGGTCGATTGGCACAGCGAGATCGTCGCGCGTTGGGCCGATGCCGGTGCGCAGCTTGCGACGGCAGGGCATCCAGGTCCCGGAGCCGTCGCAACCGTTGCCGGCGTCCTCGAAGGCCTGACGATTGTCGCGACGGGAACGCTAGACGGGTATACGCGCGATGGTGCCCAGGAAGCGATTATCACCGCCGGTGGAAAGGCCGCCTCAAGCGTGTCGAAAAAGACAGATTTTGTTGCGGCGGGCCCCGGAGCGGGATCGAAACTGGCAAAGGCTGAAGATCTGGGCGTACGAATTATCGACGCTGCTGAGTTCCACCGTCTTGTTACGGAGGGACCCTCAGCGCTCGACTAGTCGTCTTTTTTGGCGAGCAGATCCTCGCGTACCCGGCGTCGCAGGACCTTTCCGATCAAAGACGTCGGGAGTGCTTCGACGACGACGATACGGCGTGGCACTTTATAGGGCGTGAGGATGCTGCGAGCGAATTCGCGAACGGCCGCCTCGTTGATACTGTGCCCCGACGCTGGCACGACGGCGGCGACGACGTCTTCCCCCGACCGTTCACTAGGCATCCCGATGACCGCCACGTCAGCGACGTCTGGATGCTGCCGAAGTACATTTTCTACCTCGGTGGGTGCCACATTAAACCCACCGGTGATGATCAACTCTTTGATCCTGTCGACTATGCGAACGAACCCCTGGTCGTCGATCGTGACGATATCGCCCGTGCGGAACCAGTCCCCGACGAAAACTTCTGCTGTCGCTTCGGGGTTACCGTAGTAGCCACGAAAAACCTGAGGACCGCGCACAAGGAGTTCACCAGGAGCACCGGGTGATACATCCTGAGTCGGATTCTCAGGGTCGACGACACGGCACTCTGTGCCGGGTAATGGGAGTCCCACGGTGCCGGGAACTCTGTTTTGTGCGACAGGGTTCGCCATGAGCACTGGCGAGCACTCACTGAGGCCGTAGCCTTCGACCAGGTAGCCTCCCGACGCGTCCTCGAAGGGTACGACGAGATCATGGGGGAGAGCCATGGCCCCGGAAATGGCGATCTCGGTGCCGTGAAGTGAAACCTTTTGTGTTCTCGCCGCGGTCAAGAGTCGCTCAGCAATTGGCGGCACAAGAGGCAGAAAAGTCGCTGGGCGTTTTCGCGCAACGGCGAGAACCAGATCCGGGTCGAAACGTGGAAACAGCACGAGGCGTGCCGCCATCGACATCGCAAAGGTGAGGCAGAGCGTGAGTCCGTATGCGTGGAACATCGGGAGAACCGCATAAACGACACAACCTTCTCCCCGGCGGATCGAGGGGACCCACGCTTGCGACTGCGCCGCATTCGAAAGGAGGTTGCGGTGGCTGAGAGCGGCACCCTTCGGTGTGCCTGTCGTTCCGCTCGTGTACTGAATGATCGCAAGATCGTCAGTAGAAGGGTACGGATGAGTCGCCGCGAGGGCTGCAGTATCGAGCAGTGCCTCCCATTCGATGGCTCCGCGAACAGCCGTGTGAAGGGCAGCGCGTGATGCTTTGGCCTTTGCAATAGGCAGCCGAAGCGTCGCACGCGTCGAGAACGGCATTGCTCGCGTG from Microbacterium endophyticum includes the following:
- the ligA gene encoding NAD-dependent DNA ligase LigA → MAIENTDTQTPDAAREEVAQLVERISESRDAYYGRDAEVVDDATYDSWMQRLEELERLYPALQSQDSPTLTVGAALGTLFDPVTHAERMLSLDNVFSGEEFAAWGARVERDAGGHVAYLCEVKIDGLALSLRYEKGRLTTAATRGDGRIGEDVTENVRRIPAIPQRLHGDGVPELFEVRGEVFFTVEDFAALNARQEEVGDRLFANPRNAASGSLRQKSEGKNPRQREAMDARLSRLRLTVHGIGAWANPPAATQSGLYELLATWGLPTSPYYRVVDSVSAASEFIRHYGEHRHEVEHEIDGVVVKVDDLALHDELGATSRAPRWAIAYKYPPEQVNTRLLDIVVSVGRTGRATPFAVMEPALVAGSVVRQATLHNQEVVKAKGVLIGDMVVLRKAGDVIPEVLGPVVELRDGTERAFVMPVACPDCGSTLAPAKEGDIDLRCPNTRSCPAQVRGRVEHIGSRGALDIEGLGEVSAAALTQPLRPDRPPLVTEAGLFDLTAEQLFPIDVVVRDPETGLARLTESGEPDTRSPFRRQRKRTDPSVDESETFVGDAEWVLSKAATELLANIEKAKSAELWRFLVALNIRHVGPVAARALAQWFGSVSEIRAASREELAAVEGVGGIIADAVLDWFEVDWHSEIVARWADAGAQLATAGHPGPGAVATVAGVLEGLTIVATGTLDGYTRDGAQEAIITAGGKAASSVSKKTDFVAAGPGAGSKLAKAEDLGVRIIDAAEFHRLVTEGPSALD
- a CDS encoding long-chain-fatty-acid--CoA ligase, with translation MTTFDPPRPWTTSYAAGVPQDLATVSGSLLDIVEQSAREHPNAPALEFFGKTTSYQQLQNQIESAAAGLYARGVRAGDPVAIVLPNCPQHIVAFYAVLRLGAVVVEHNPLYTARELRTQFQDHGAVHAIVWSKVVDTVQAFPADLAVKTLVSVDITRAMPFSTRATLRLPIAKAKASRAALHTAVRGAIEWEALLDTAALAATHPYPSTDDLAIIQYTSGTTGTPKGAALSHRNLLSNAAQSQAWVPSIRRGEGCVVYAVLPMFHAYGLTLCLTFAMSMAARLVLFPRFDPDLVLAVARKRPATFLPLVPPIAERLLTAARTQKVSLHGTEIAISGAMALPHDLVVPFEDASGGYLVEGYGLSECSPVLMANPVAQNRVPGTVGLPLPGTECRVVDPENPTQDVSPGAPGELLVRGPQVFRGYYGNPEATAEVFVGDWFRTGDIVTIDDQGFVRIVDRIKELIITGGFNVAPTEVENVLRQHPDVADVAVIGMPSERSGEDVVAAVVPASGHSINEAAVREFARSILTPYKVPRRIVVVEALPTSLIGKVLRRRVREDLLAKKDD